One Angustibacter sp. Root456 genomic window carries:
- a CDS encoding ribonuclease J, whose product MTHPHPELGLPPSLAPGALRVVALGGLGEVGRNMAVLEYDGKLLVIDCGVLFPEDHQPGVDLILPDFSHIADRLDDVVAVVLTHGHEDHIGAVPYLLRLRPDIPLVGSQLTLAFIEAKLKEHRITPYTLGVREGQVEQLGPFRCEFVAVNHSIPDALAVAVTTGAGTVLHTGDFKMDQLPLDGRITDLRAFARLGEQGVDLLMIDSTNAEVPGFTVSEREISPVLDRVFAGADRRLIVASFASHVHRVQQVLNAAHDHGRRVALVGRSMVRNMGVARDLGYLDVPDGVLVDLKAVGDLPDDQVVLMCTGSQGEPMAALSRMANNDHQVRINEGDTVVLASSLIPGNENAVFRVINGLTRLGAHVVHQGNARVHVSGHASAGELLYCYNVIRPRNVMPVHGETRHLVANRDIAMLTGIPRERVVHAEDGVVVDLKDGLAEVVGAVPCGYVYVDGSSVGEITDADLKDRRILGEEGFISIIVVVDSETGKVVAGPEIHARGFAEGDAVFEGILPQIEAALAESAGQGSADTYQLQQVVRRVVGRWVGGKLRRRPMIIPVVVSA is encoded by the coding sequence GTGACCCACCCGCACCCCGAGCTCGGCCTGCCCCCGTCACTCGCACCTGGCGCCCTGCGCGTCGTGGCGCTGGGCGGCCTCGGCGAGGTCGGCCGCAACATGGCCGTGCTGGAGTACGACGGCAAGCTGCTCGTCATCGACTGCGGGGTGCTCTTCCCCGAAGACCACCAGCCCGGTGTCGATCTCATCCTGCCCGACTTCAGCCACATCGCCGACCGGCTCGACGACGTCGTCGCCGTGGTGCTGACCCACGGGCACGAGGACCACATCGGCGCGGTGCCCTACCTGCTGCGGTTGCGTCCTGACATCCCGCTGGTGGGCTCGCAGCTCACGCTGGCGTTCATCGAGGCCAAGCTCAAGGAGCACCGCATCACGCCCTACACCTTGGGCGTGCGTGAGGGGCAGGTCGAGCAGCTCGGGCCGTTCCGCTGCGAGTTCGTGGCGGTCAACCACTCGATCCCCGACGCCCTGGCCGTGGCGGTCACCACGGGTGCGGGCACGGTGCTGCACACCGGTGACTTCAAGATGGACCAGCTGCCGCTCGACGGCCGGATCACCGACCTGCGCGCCTTCGCCCGGCTGGGTGAGCAGGGCGTCGACCTGCTGATGATCGACTCCACCAACGCCGAGGTGCCCGGCTTCACGGTCTCCGAGCGCGAGATCTCGCCCGTGCTCGATCGCGTCTTCGCCGGTGCTGACCGGCGGCTCATCGTGGCGTCTTTCGCCTCGCACGTGCACCGCGTGCAGCAGGTGCTGAACGCGGCGCACGACCACGGCCGTCGGGTGGCGCTGGTCGGCCGATCGATGGTGCGCAACATGGGCGTCGCCCGTGACCTCGGCTATCTCGACGTGCCCGACGGCGTCCTGGTCGACCTGAAGGCCGTCGGCGACCTGCCCGACGACCAGGTGGTGCTCATGTGCACCGGCTCGCAGGGCGAGCCCATGGCGGCCCTGTCGCGCATGGCGAACAACGACCACCAGGTGCGGATCAACGAGGGCGACACGGTGGTGCTGGCGTCGTCGCTGATCCCCGGCAACGAGAACGCCGTGTTCCGCGTGATCAACGGGCTGACCCGGCTCGGCGCCCACGTCGTGCACCAGGGCAACGCGCGGGTGCACGTGTCCGGGCACGCGAGCGCCGGCGAGCTGCTGTACTGCTACAACGTGATCCGGCCTCGCAACGTCATGCCGGTGCACGGCGAGACGCGGCACCTGGTGGCCAACCGCGACATCGCGATGCTCACCGGCATCCCCCGCGAGCGGGTGGTGCACGCCGAGGACGGCGTCGTCGTCGACCTCAAGGACGGCCTGGCCGAGGTCGTCGGCGCCGTGCCGTGCGGGTACGTCTACGTCGACGGGTCGAGTGTCGGGGAGATCACGGACGCCGACCTGAAGGACCGCCGCATCCTCGGCGAGGAGGGGTTCATCTCGATCATCGTGGTCGTCGACTCCGAGACCGGAAAGGTCGTCGCGGGGCCGGAGATCCACGCCCGGGGCTTCGCCGAGGGCGACGCGGTCTTCGAGGGCATCCTGCCGCAGATCGAGGCGGCCCTCGCCGAGTCGGCCGGCCAGGGGTCGGCCGACACCTACCAGCTGCAGCAGGTCGTGCGTCGCGTCGTGGGGCGCTGGGTGGGTGGCAAGCTGCGCCGGCGTCCGATGATCATCCCGGTGGTCGTCTCCGCCTGA
- the dapA gene encoding 4-hydroxy-tetrahydrodipicolinate synthase translates to MPSTPSADLSPAPFGRVLTAMVTPFTDDHRLDLGAAARLAEHLVDHGSDGLVVSGTTGESPTTTDEEKVELLRVVLDAVGGRATVVAGVGTNDTRHTIESARAAAAAGAHGLLVVTPYYNKPPQAGVLAHFRAVADATDLPVMLYDIPGRTATKIAADTLVRAAEHERIVAVKDAVGDVFEGTWVMSRSDLAYYSGDDAANLSWLAHGASGLVSVVSHVAGLQYRAMVEAVLEGDLTTAQRVYREVLPAVRGIMTITQGAIMAKAALQLQGVLATRAVRLPLVEATAEQVSLLKTDLSDCALLEARA, encoded by the coding sequence ATGCCCAGCACACCCTCGGCGGACCTCTCGCCGGCCCCGTTCGGGCGCGTCCTGACCGCGATGGTCACGCCGTTCACCGACGACCACCGGCTCGACCTCGGCGCGGCCGCACGCCTGGCCGAGCACCTGGTCGACCACGGCAGCGACGGACTGGTCGTCAGCGGCACCACGGGGGAGTCGCCGACGACCACCGACGAGGAGAAGGTCGAGCTGCTGCGCGTCGTGCTCGACGCGGTCGGCGGTCGCGCCACCGTCGTGGCCGGCGTCGGCACGAACGACACCCGTCACACCATCGAGTCGGCACGGGCCGCCGCGGCGGCGGGCGCCCACGGCCTGCTCGTCGTCACGCCGTACTACAACAAGCCGCCGCAGGCGGGCGTGCTCGCGCACTTCAGGGCCGTCGCGGACGCGACCGACCTGCCGGTGATGCTCTACGACATCCCCGGCCGCACGGCGACGAAGATCGCCGCTGACACGTTGGTGCGTGCGGCCGAGCACGAGCGCATCGTCGCGGTGAAGGACGCCGTGGGTGACGTGTTCGAGGGCACCTGGGTCATGTCGCGCAGCGACCTCGCCTACTACTCCGGCGACGACGCGGCGAACCTCTCGTGGCTCGCGCACGGCGCGTCCGGCCTCGTGAGCGTCGTGTCGCACGTGGCCGGCCTGCAGTACCGCGCCATGGTCGAGGCCGTGCTCGAGGGTGACCTCACGACCGCTCAGCGCGTCTACCGTGAGGTGCTGCCCGCCGTCCGGGGCATCATGACCATCACCCAGGGCGCGATCATGGCCAAGGCCGCACTGCAGCTGCAGGGCGTCCTGGCCACCCGCGCCGTCCGGCTCCCGCTCGTCGAGGCGACGGCCGAGCAGGTGTCGCTGCTCAAGACCGATCTGTCCGACTGCGCCCTCCTGGAGGCCCGCGCGTGA
- a CDS encoding thymidylate synthase: MTTGTPKSDRTGTGTRSVFGHQLRYSLAAGFPLVTTKRVHVRSVVAELLWFLRGESNVRWLHERGVTIWDEWADAEGELGPVYGVQWRAWPTPDGRHVDQISEVLDTLRSDPDSRRMVVSAWNVGEIAQMALAPCHALFQFYVADGRLSCQLYQRSADLFLGVPFNIASYALLTHMVAQQVGLEVGDFIWTGGDCHVYDNHVAQVTEQLSREPFAFPTLSLRQAPSLFEYDLDDVEIVGYQHHPAIKAPVAV; the protein is encoded by the coding sequence ATGACCACCGGCACGCCGAAGAGCGACCGCACCGGCACCGGCACGCGCAGCGTCTTCGGACACCAGCTGCGCTACTCCCTGGCGGCCGGGTTCCCGCTCGTGACGACCAAGCGGGTGCACGTGCGGTCGGTGGTGGCCGAGCTGCTGTGGTTCCTGCGTGGCGAGAGCAACGTGCGCTGGCTGCACGAGCGCGGCGTGACGATCTGGGACGAGTGGGCGGACGCCGAGGGTGAGCTCGGGCCGGTGTACGGCGTCCAGTGGCGAGCGTGGCCGACGCCCGACGGCCGCCACGTCGACCAGATCAGCGAGGTGCTCGACACGCTGCGCAGCGATCCGGACTCGCGCCGGATGGTCGTCTCGGCCTGGAACGTGGGCGAGATCGCGCAGATGGCGCTCGCGCCCTGCCACGCGCTCTTCCAGTTCTACGTGGCGGACGGCCGGCTGTCGTGCCAGCTCTACCAGCGCAGCGCCGACCTGTTCCTCGGCGTGCCCTTCAACATCGCCAGCTACGCGCTGCTCACGCACATGGTCGCGCAGCAGGTCGGGCTCGAGGTCGGCGACTTCATCTGGACCGGCGGCGACTGTCACGTCTACGACAACCACGTCGCGCAGGTCACCGAGCAGCTGTCGCGCGAGCCTTTCGCCTTCCCGACGCTGAGCCTGCGTCAGGCACCGTCGCTGTTCGAGTACGACCTCGACGACGTCGAGATCGTCGGCTACCAGCACCACCCGGCCATCAAGGCGCCGGTGGCCGTGTGA
- a CDS encoding dihydrofolate reductase has product MSVALVWAQARAGVIGRDGVLPWHLPEDMAHFRALTRGATVVMGRTTWESLPDRFRPLPGRRNVVLSRRPGFRAEGADVRADLATALADAPDATVWVIGGAQVYAAALADADRLVVTEIDETVDGDAYAPSIDEEWLLASRDPAQGWHTSASGLRYRFCDYRRRT; this is encoded by the coding sequence GTGAGCGTCGCGCTGGTCTGGGCGCAGGCCCGAGCAGGTGTGATCGGCCGCGACGGGGTGCTGCCCTGGCACCTGCCCGAGGACATGGCGCACTTTCGGGCGCTGACCCGCGGTGCCACCGTGGTCATGGGCCGAACCACGTGGGAGTCCCTGCCCGATCGCTTCCGGCCGCTGCCCGGGCGGCGCAACGTCGTGCTGTCGCGCCGTCCGGGCTTTCGGGCCGAGGGCGCCGACGTGCGCGCCGACCTCGCTACGGCGCTGGCCGACGCGCCGGACGCCACCGTGTGGGTGATCGGGGGGGCCCAGGTCTACGCCGCCGCGCTCGCCGACGCCGACCGTCTGGTGGTCACCGAGATCGACGAGACGGTGGACGGCGACGCCTACGCGCCGTCGATCGACGAGGAGTGGCTGCTGGCGAGCCGGGACCCGGCGCAGGGGTGGCACACCTCCGCCTCCGGCCTGCGGTACCGCTTCTGCGACTACCGCCGCCGCACGTAG
- a CDS encoding MFS transporter, which translates to MSVRRAAVSIYGPSAIWGVGQGAIVPVVALSARELGASVGVAAFVVALSGLGALAGDLPAGALAHRVGERRAMLWSTGVAALALVGCVVAAGVVQLGLSVAALGAASAVWGLARQAYLAEVVPVGQRARALSTLGGTHRIGVFLGPFAGAWAIGRWGLDAAYGLHAVAAAMACVVLLAVREVPRPAVAEQPSASTWTVVRAHLPVLRTLGLGVVVLAAVRASRQVVLPLWAEHRGLDATATSLIFGASGAVDMLLFYPAGHVMDRLGRRWVAVPSTALLGLGHLVLPFTTGAGGILGVALLLGLANGAGSGIVMTLGADASPAVGRSQFLGAWRLCADAGNAGGPLVVSFATAVASLATGVWVMGLVGLLGAAAMHRWAGAVDPVRRARPAGRSG; encoded by the coding sequence GTGTCGGTGCGCCGGGCCGCCGTGTCGATCTACGGGCCGTCGGCGATCTGGGGCGTCGGCCAGGGCGCGATCGTGCCGGTCGTCGCGCTCTCGGCCCGAGAGCTGGGCGCATCAGTGGGCGTCGCGGCCTTCGTCGTCGCGCTGAGCGGACTCGGAGCGCTCGCCGGCGACCTACCGGCCGGCGCCCTGGCCCACCGCGTCGGGGAGCGGCGGGCGATGCTGTGGTCGACCGGTGTGGCCGCCCTCGCCCTGGTCGGCTGCGTGGTGGCCGCTGGTGTGGTGCAGCTCGGCCTGTCGGTGGCCGCGCTCGGCGCGGCGAGCGCGGTGTGGGGCCTGGCCCGGCAGGCCTACCTCGCCGAGGTCGTGCCGGTCGGGCAGCGCGCGCGAGCCCTGTCGACGCTCGGTGGCACCCACCGGATCGGCGTGTTCCTGGGCCCCTTCGCCGGCGCGTGGGCCATCGGTCGGTGGGGTCTGGACGCCGCCTACGGCCTGCACGCGGTGGCCGCCGCCATGGCGTGCGTCGTCCTGCTGGCGGTGCGCGAGGTACCGCGGCCGGCCGTCGCCGAGCAACCGTCGGCGAGCACGTGGACGGTCGTGCGGGCACACCTGCCGGTGCTGCGCACGCTGGGGCTCGGGGTGGTGGTGCTCGCAGCCGTGCGCGCCAGCCGACAGGTCGTGCTGCCACTGTGGGCCGAGCACCGCGGGCTCGACGCGACGGCCACCAGCCTGATCTTCGGGGCCTCAGGAGCGGTCGACATGCTGCTCTTCTACCCCGCGGGGCACGTCATGGACCGCCTCGGACGGCGCTGGGTGGCCGTCCCGAGCACCGCGCTGCTGGGGCTGGGTCACCTGGTGCTGCCGTTCACCACCGGCGCCGGGGGGATCCTCGGCGTGGCGCTGCTCCTCGGACTGGCCAACGGCGCCGGCAGCGGCATCGTCATGACGTTGGGCGCTGACGCGTCCCCGGCCGTCGGGCGCTCGCAGTTCCTCGGCGCGTGGCGGCTCTGCGCCGACGCCGGTAACGCCGGGGGTCCGCTGGTCGTCTCGTTCGCGACGGCGGTCGCCTCCCTGGCCACCGGGGTCTGGGTGATGGGACTGGTCGGCCTGCTGGGAGCTGCGGCGATGCACCGCTGGGCGGGAGCCGTCGATCCCGTGCGCCGCGCCCGACCTGCGGGTAGGAGCGGCTAG
- a CDS encoding HAD-IA family hydrolase, with protein MAATRLDAPSVLVAADHVHRGKPDPEPFLLGAERLGVDPELCLVVEDAPSGLAAARAAGMATLAVTTTTPPQELHADAVVSTLADVVLSADAEGVRVRPAVSAA; from the coding sequence ATGGCGGCGACCCGCCTCGACGCGCCGTCGGTGCTGGTGGCGGCCGACCACGTCCACCGCGGCAAGCCCGACCCCGAGCCCTTTCTGCTCGGCGCCGAGCGGCTCGGCGTCGACCCCGAGCTCTGCCTCGTGGTCGAGGACGCGCCCAGCGGCCTGGCGGCGGCGCGCGCGGCCGGCATGGCCACGCTCGCGGTCACGACCACGACGCCGCCGCAGGAGCTGCACGCCGACGCCGTGGTGAGCACGCTCGCCGACGTCGTCCTCAGCGCCGACGCCGAGGGAGTGCGGGTGCGGCCGGCGGTGTCGGCTGCCTGA
- a CDS encoding GNAT family N-acetyltransferase, with product MTPQPSPQPDAGVRAAREVDADALGALHARAWQASYGELLPDTAAPALAPESLAQSWRAAVVDPPTRDHRLLVATSGADVMGFVALAPTSDADTDPATEVELLVLLIDPDHQHEGHGSRLLNACADTARERGTAVLRAWVPEADSDRQAFFQQAGFAADGATRVLDASGDGASTVREVRWSARLEPLP from the coding sequence GTGACCCCGCAGCCGAGCCCCCAGCCCGACGCCGGCGTGCGTGCCGCCCGCGAGGTGGACGCAGACGCCCTCGGCGCGCTGCACGCCCGGGCCTGGCAGGCGTCGTACGGCGAGCTGCTGCCCGACACCGCAGCCCCCGCCCTCGCTCCGGAGAGCCTGGCGCAGTCGTGGCGCGCCGCTGTCGTCGACCCGCCCACGCGCGACCACCGGCTGCTCGTCGCGACCAGCGGCGCCGACGTCATGGGCTTCGTGGCTCTGGCCCCGACGTCGGACGCCGACACCGACCCGGCCACCGAGGTCGAGCTGCTCGTGCTCCTCATCGACCCCGACCACCAGCACGAGGGCCACGGGTCGCGGCTGCTGAACGCCTGCGCCGACACCGCTCGCGAGCGCGGCACCGCCGTCCTGCGGGCCTGGGTGCCCGAGGCCGACTCCGACCGCCAGGCGTTCTTCCAGCAGGCCGGCTTCGCTGCCGACGGCGCCACGCGCGTGCTCGACGCCTCGGGCGACGGTGCGAGCACCGTGCGCGAGGTGCGGTGGTCGGCGCGGCTCGAACCCCTGCCCTGA
- a CDS encoding AzlC family ABC transporter permease codes for MDDSAAALPPDRRRAVLRQAVAVGAATATYGVSFGALSTAAGVGFWPTMALSLLLFSGGSQFAFVGVVAGGGSLPVAVATSTLLGVRNGLYGMQVARWLGAHGPRRVAAAHLTIDESTAVGLAQPEPAGRRLGFWATGLAVFVGWNLATAIGAVVGDALGDPRRYGLDAMAAAAFVALLWPRLTAHEPRAVAVLAAVVALVTVPALPAGLPVLAAALVAVGAAVVAAARAGRTGDGAR; via the coding sequence GTGGACGACTCGGCAGCGGCCCTGCCGCCCGACCGCCGTCGAGCCGTGCTGCGCCAGGCCGTGGCCGTGGGGGCTGCGACCGCGACGTACGGCGTGAGCTTCGGCGCGCTGTCGACGGCCGCCGGCGTCGGGTTCTGGCCCACCATGGCGCTGTCACTGCTGCTGTTCAGTGGTGGGTCGCAGTTCGCGTTCGTCGGCGTGGTCGCGGGCGGCGGGTCACTGCCGGTGGCCGTCGCCACCTCGACGCTGCTCGGCGTGCGCAACGGCCTGTACGGCATGCAGGTCGCCCGGTGGCTGGGCGCGCACGGGCCCCGCCGGGTCGCCGCCGCGCACCTCACGATCGACGAGTCGACGGCGGTCGGCCTGGCTCAGCCCGAGCCCGCGGGACGCCGCCTCGGCTTCTGGGCCACCGGCCTCGCGGTGTTCGTGGGGTGGAACCTCGCCACCGCGATCGGGGCGGTGGTCGGCGACGCCCTCGGCGACCCGCGGCGCTACGGCCTGGACGCCATGGCCGCGGCGGCGTTCGTCGCGCTGCTGTGGCCCCGGCTCACCGCGCACGAGCCACGCGCCGTCGCGGTGCTGGCGGCGGTGGTGGCCCTCGTCACCGTGCCCGCCCTGCCCGCCGGGCTGCCGGTGCTCGCGGCGGCGCTCGTGGCGGTGGGGGCCGCCGTCGTCGCGGCGGCCCGCGCCGGGCGAACAGGAGACGGTGCTCGATGA
- a CDS encoding AzlD domain-containing protein, with product MTLGFAVAAACALAYLTKLAGFTVPQRLLQGPVTTRALALLPVALLAGLVAAQTFGADGGGLVVDARAAGLAAAVVALLLRAPFLIVIVVAALVAAGLRALGWAA from the coding sequence ATGACCCTGGGCTTCGCCGTGGCGGCCGCGTGCGCCCTGGCCTACCTCACCAAGCTGGCGGGGTTCACCGTGCCCCAGCGACTGCTGCAGGGGCCGGTGACCACGAGAGCCTTGGCCCTGTTACCGGTGGCACTGCTCGCCGGGCTCGTGGCCGCCCAGACCTTCGGGGCGGACGGCGGCGGGCTCGTGGTCGACGCGCGGGCCGCGGGCCTGGCTGCCGCGGTGGTGGCGCTGCTGCTGCGGGCTCCGTTCCTGATCGTCATCGTCGTCGCCGCGCTGGTGGCGGCCGGCCTGCGCGCGCTGGGGTGGGCCGCATGA
- a CDS encoding heparan-alpha-glucosaminide N-acetyltransferase domain-containing protein, giving the protein MTGRLRGVDVARAVALIGMMGTHLLPEYGAQGRLTPWFWFAAGRSSALFALLAGVGLALATGGSEPRLLPWRATATRIATRALLIAALGMALVRLDPPIAVILTNYGLLFVLGLPLLRLGSRTLLGLAAAWVLVVPLVSQAWRGHLPPGPGAQIGFADLADPASLLTRLALTGYYPVLTWLAYLMVGIAVGRLPLRRTGVAEALVAAGTTLAGAAWLVSQALLASGGWAQLVRSGPAQVVAPWLGLGRLQLRGLYGTTPTTTWWWQAVVSPHSGTPFDLAQTIGSALAVLGLALLVCRAVERRPGTAAAAANGALEALARTGSMTLTLYSVHVVAADTQQELAHRSTLLLAHVTVAVVVASAWLSVAKRGPLEQVVHTASALAARAVSRSAR; this is encoded by the coding sequence ATGACGGGACGCTTGCGCGGGGTCGACGTGGCGCGGGCCGTGGCGCTCATCGGCATGATGGGCACCCACCTGCTGCCCGAGTACGGCGCGCAGGGCCGGCTCACACCGTGGTTCTGGTTCGCGGCGGGCCGCTCATCCGCGCTGTTCGCGCTGCTGGCCGGTGTCGGCCTCGCCCTGGCCACCGGGGGCAGCGAACCCCGCCTGCTCCCCTGGCGAGCGACGGCCACGCGGATCGCGACCCGGGCCCTGCTCATCGCGGCGCTCGGCATGGCGCTGGTGCGGCTAGACCCGCCGATCGCCGTGATCCTCACCAACTACGGCCTGTTGTTCGTGCTCGGGCTGCCCCTTCTACGGCTGGGCTCGCGAACGCTGCTGGGGCTCGCCGCCGCGTGGGTGCTCGTCGTGCCGCTGGTGAGCCAGGCCTGGCGCGGCCACCTGCCGCCGGGTCCGGGCGCGCAGATCGGCTTCGCCGACCTCGCTGATCCGGCCAGCTTGCTGACCCGCCTGGCGCTCACCGGCTACTACCCCGTGCTCACCTGGCTCGCCTACCTCATGGTCGGCATCGCCGTCGGCCGCCTGCCGCTGCGGCGCACCGGCGTCGCCGAGGCGCTCGTCGCGGCAGGCACCACGCTCGCCGGGGCGGCGTGGCTGGTGTCGCAGGCGCTGCTCGCCAGCGGCGGCTGGGCGCAGCTCGTCCGCAGCGGTCCGGCTCAGGTGGTGGCGCCGTGGCTCGGGCTCGGCCGGCTGCAGCTGCGCGGCCTCTACGGCACCACGCCCACGACCACGTGGTGGTGGCAGGCCGTGGTGAGTCCGCACTCGGGCACGCCGTTCGACCTCGCCCAGACCATCGGCTCAGCGCTGGCCGTGCTGGGGCTGGCGCTGCTCGTGTGCCGGGCCGTCGAGCGCCGACCCGGCACTGCGGCTGCGGCGGCCAACGGCGCCCTGGAGGCGCTTGCTCGCACCGGATCCATGACGCTCACCCTCTACAGCGTCCACGTCGTCGCGGCCGACACCCAGCAGGAGCTGGCGCATCGTTCGACCCTGCTGCTGGCGCACGTCACCGTGGCGGTCGTGGTGGCCTCGGCCTGGCTGTCGGTGGCCAAGCGCGGGCCGCTCGAGCAGGTGGTGCACACGGCGAGCGCCTTGGCGGCGCGTGCGGTCAGCCGCTCAGCGCGCTGA
- a CDS encoding LacI family DNA-binding transcriptional regulator yields MVSRIEDVAQAAGVSTATVSRALRGLPKVSDSTRAKVLKAAADLQYVASPTASSLASGKTHVVGVVVPYVTRWYFAHLISGASEVLREQGFHVLLFDVGDEGPHRALLLDSRMLFKRVDAVLILSLRLHDAERELLRRLNVPVVTVGVPDDDWPCVRIDDYETTRQATEHLIGLGHRHIGYVGGDTVPSMDFPTPADRARGFRETMQRHGLTVSAHSVVMGDWTAVSGREVGRELLARPDRPTAVVAASDELALGVLAAARELGLAVPADVSVIGIDDHEMADLNGLTTVAQPVVEQGRMATQLLLSAVAGHDLGHEVATVPTRLVVRSSTAAPPASAAAVAEPVRASAR; encoded by the coding sequence ATGGTGAGCCGCATCGAAGACGTCGCGCAGGCCGCCGGGGTGTCGACGGCCACCGTGTCGCGCGCCCTGCGCGGCTTGCCGAAGGTCAGCGACTCGACGCGCGCCAAGGTGCTCAAGGCGGCTGCCGACCTGCAGTACGTCGCCTCGCCCACGGCCTCGAGCCTGGCCAGTGGCAAGACGCACGTCGTCGGTGTCGTGGTGCCGTACGTGACCCGGTGGTACTTCGCCCACCTCATCAGCGGCGCCTCGGAAGTGTTGCGGGAGCAGGGTTTCCACGTCCTGCTGTTCGACGTCGGCGACGAGGGGCCGCACCGCGCGCTGCTGCTCGACTCGCGCATGCTGTTCAAGCGGGTCGACGCCGTGCTGATCCTCTCGCTGCGCCTGCACGACGCCGAACGCGAGCTGCTGCGCCGCCTCAACGTGCCGGTGGTCACGGTAGGCGTGCCGGACGACGACTGGCCCTGCGTGCGGATCGACGACTACGAGACGACGCGCCAGGCCACCGAGCACCTGATCGGGCTCGGTCACCGCCACATCGGCTACGTCGGCGGCGACACGGTGCCCTCGATGGACTTCCCGACGCCGGCCGACCGGGCGCGGGGCTTTCGCGAGACCATGCAACGGCACGGGCTCACCGTCTCGGCCCACTCGGTGGTGATGGGGGACTGGACGGCGGTCAGCGGTCGCGAGGTCGGCCGCGAGCTGCTGGCGCGACCCGACCGGCCCACGGCCGTCGTCGCCGCCTCCGACGAGCTGGCCCTCGGAGTGCTGGCCGCGGCGCGCGAGCTCGGCCTCGCCGTGCCGGCCGACGTGTCGGTCATCGGCATCGACGACCACGAGATGGCCGACCTCAACGGCCTGACCACGGTGGCCCAGCCTGTGGTGGAGCAGGGGCGCATGGCCACCCAGCTGCTGCTGTCGGCGGTGGCCGGGCACGACCTCGGGCACGAGGTGGCCACGGTGCCGACGCGGCTCGTCGTCCGGTCCTCGACCGCCGCGCCGCCCGCGAGCGCTGCGGCCGTGGCCGAGCCGGTGCGGGCCTCAGCGCGCTGA
- a CDS encoding carbohydrate ABC transporter permease: MSTLTPAITPEQTPPPKKARLGATSTARKALTSRVASFVAVIIAVLWTIPTAGLLITSFRAPKDINTSGWWTAFSNPNFTLDNYRAVLGEGTSSLTGAFVNSIVITVPAVLLPILLSTLAAYAFAWMNFKGRDALFVAVFALQVVPLQVALIPLLSLYVKQLHFANTYWSVWISHTIFSLPLAIFLMHNFIKEIPGELIEAARVDGAGHVRIFFRIMLPLLTPALASFGIFQFLWVWNDLLVGLVFLGGTPDVAPITVVLASLSGTRGSAWYLLSAGAFVAMIVPIVVFMALQRFFVRGLLAGGLKG, encoded by the coding sequence ATGAGCACCTTGACCCCGGCGATCACGCCGGAGCAGACGCCTCCTCCGAAGAAGGCGCGGCTCGGCGCCACCTCCACCGCGCGCAAGGCCCTGACCTCGCGGGTGGCGTCCTTCGTCGCCGTCATCATCGCGGTGCTGTGGACGATCCCCACCGCGGGCCTGCTCATCACCTCGTTCCGCGCCCCGAAGGACATCAACACCTCGGGCTGGTGGACCGCCTTCTCGAACCCGAACTTCACGCTCGACAACTACCGCGCCGTCCTCGGCGAGGGGACGTCCAGCCTGACGGGTGCCTTCGTCAACAGCATCGTCATCACGGTGCCCGCGGTGCTGCTGCCGATCCTGCTGTCGACGCTCGCTGCCTACGCGTTCGCGTGGATGAACTTCAAGGGCCGCGACGCCCTGTTCGTGGCGGTCTTCGCGCTGCAGGTCGTGCCGCTGCAGGTCGCGCTCATCCCGTTGCTGTCGCTGTACGTCAAGCAGCTGCACTTCGCGAACACCTACTGGAGCGTGTGGATCTCGCACACGATCTTCTCGCTGCCGCTCGCCATCTTCCTGATGCACAACTTCATCAAGGAGATCCCGGGTGAGCTCATCGAGGCCGCACGCGTCGACGGCGCGGGTCACGTACGCATCTTCTTCCGCATCATGCTGCCGCTGCTCACCCCGGCCCTGGCGTCGTTCGGCATCTTCCAGTTCCTGTGGGTCTGGAACGACCTGCTGGTGGGCCTGGTGTTCCTCGGCGGCACGCCGGACGTGGCGCCGATCACGGTCGTCCTGGCGTCGCTGTCTGGCACCCGGGGCAGCGCGTGGTACCTGCTGAGCGCCGGCGCGTTCGTGGCGATGATCGTGCCCATCGTGGTCTTCATGGCCCTGCAGCGCTTCTTCGTCCGCGGCCTGCTGGCGGGTGGGCTGAAGGGGTGA